A single genomic interval of Christensenellaceae bacterium 44-20 harbors:
- a CDS encoding stage III sporulation protein AE, which produces MHKRWILLVFAVLLLAFPKSVKAQEEQDAQETRDAEQVLQEGTEQIISELDLQALEEFYQPEAFDGQTLRQAIASLTQNGLTDLSAEQALNTIFGALFTELAGNWRFAAEILAMLLLMSLLRNMNSSFGSEVSRAAFYAGYITVAGVAVAVLSDCVRICSNAVQLLCNAVEGVAPVLMLLLTGMGGSKTSGVLSPVLAGLTGSIFTVITTVVFPLILVYAVLSIASNFSTAIRLGKLAELVESVVKWLLGILFIVFLGVTALKGIAGASIDGISFKTAKYTVDKMVPVIGGMFSETLDTIMACSLIVKNAVGIVGLVSLVCLIGAPVATLAANQFLLKFSAAAAEPFAEKRSVNLLSAMGKTVQLLTVTLLACTAMAFIFLAVLMGAADMSMMVR; this is translated from the coding sequence ATGCACAAAAGATGGATTTTGCTTGTTTTCGCAGTCTTGCTGCTGGCTTTTCCAAAGAGCGTGAAGGCGCAGGAAGAGCAGGATGCGCAAGAGACCAGGGATGCGGAGCAGGTTTTGCAGGAGGGCACGGAGCAGATCATCTCCGAGCTGGATTTGCAGGCGCTGGAAGAGTTCTATCAGCCAGAGGCTTTTGATGGACAGACATTAAGGCAGGCCATTGCCAGCCTGACGCAAAACGGACTAACCGATCTCAGCGCGGAGCAGGCGCTGAACACCATCTTTGGGGCGCTGTTTACAGAGCTGGCGGGCAACTGGCGGTTCGCGGCGGAGATTCTGGCAATGCTGCTGCTGATGTCGCTTCTGCGCAATATGAACTCCTCCTTTGGCAGCGAGGTTTCTAGGGCGGCATTCTATGCGGGGTATATCACAGTTGCAGGCGTGGCTGTCGCCGTATTGTCCGACTGCGTGCGCATTTGTAGCAATGCCGTTCAGCTTCTCTGCAATGCCGTCGAGGGGGTGGCGCCGGTGCTCATGCTTTTGCTCACGGGCATGGGCGGCAGCAAGACGTCCGGCGTTTTAAGCCCGGTGCTGGCCGGTCTGACGGGCAGTATCTTCACGGTGATCACAACGGTGGTTTTCCCGCTCATTCTGGTCTATGCGGTGCTCAGCATCGCCTCCAATTTTTCCACGGCCATCCGCCTGGGAAAACTGGCAGAGCTGGTGGAGAGCGTAGTCAAATGGCTGCTGGGCATCCTGTTTATCGTCTTTCTCGGGGTAACGGCGCTCAAGGGCATCGCCGGCGCTTCTATCGACGGCATTTCCTTTAAGACGGCCAAATATACCGTGGATAAGATGGTGCCCGTCATCGGCGGCATGTTCTCCGAGACGCTGGATACCATCATGGCGTGCAGTCTGATCGTCAAAAATGCGGTTGGGATCGTGGGGCTGGTTTCGCTGGTCTGCCTGATTGGCGCGCCGGTTGCAACGCTGGCCGCCAACCAGTTTCTGCTCAAATTCTCGGCGGCAGCAGCCGAACCTTTTGCCGAGAAGAGAAGCGTCAACCTGCTCTCTGCAATGGGAAAAACTGTCCAGCTTCTGACGGTAACGCTGCTGGCCTGCACAGCTATGGCCTTCATTTTTCTGGCCGTTCTGATGGGCGCGGCGGATATGAGCATGATGGTGAGGTAG
- a CDS encoding SpoIIIAC/SpoIIIAD family protein yields MEIAKVIGIGIVGGILAVAVKKTNPELGMQVSIAAGVIVFCLVLGYLAQAVDFIRNFAEQYGALYQGTLVLLKVIGIAYLCEFGVQVLKDAGENALAVKVELAGKVIIFAVTLPLIGQFAQMVLELL; encoded by the coding sequence ATGGAGATCGCGAAAGTCATTGGAATTGGCATTGTAGGCGGCATTTTGGCTGTCGCTGTCAAAAAGACGAACCCAGAGCTTGGGATGCAGGTTTCGATTGCGGCGGGCGTCATCGTGTTCTGCCTGGTTCTGGGGTATCTCGCGCAGGCGGTGGATTTCATTCGGAATTTCGCAGAGCAGTATGGCGCGCTCTATCAGGGGACGCTCGTGCTGCTGAAAGTGATCGGCATCGCCTATCTTTGCGAATTTGGCGTTCAGGTGCTCAAAGACGCTGGGGAAAATGCGCTGGCCGTCAAAGTAGAGCTGGCCGGCAAGGTGATCATCTTTGCCGTAACATTGCCGCTCATCGGGCAGTTTGCCCAGATGGTGCTGGAGCTATTATGA
- the spoIIIAC gene encoding stage III sporulation protein AC produces MGVSIDLVFKIAAIGILIAVLYQLLVRSGREDIAMMVSIAGLVIVLLMVVDMVSGLFSSVKNIFGLY; encoded by the coding sequence ATGGGGGTCAGCATCGACTTGGTTTTTAAAATAGCCGCTATCGGGATTCTCATCGCGGTGCTCTATCAGCTCCTCGTCCGGTCCGGCCGGGAGGATATTGCGATGATGGTTTCCATCGCGGGGCTGGTGATCGTCCTGCTGATGGTCGTGGATATGGTCAGCGGGTTGTTTTCCAGCGTGAAGAATATTTTCGGATTATACTGA
- a CDS encoding stage III sporulation protein AB — MIKLLFIAVIIFSSAGIGSVIVGEWEERRRSIGAMQSAVKVLISALGFQGMPLYDALLAAGKIAYPQFFLSCANLLRKEPGVAGKELCRKAMLEQKESLAGCKEAEKEALADLFGRLSGAVAPEQIEDAGKVFLRQTDLLAEQLRSQQEQKGRLTRTMCIVAGLVISILFV; from the coding sequence ATGATAAAATTGCTGTTTATCGCCGTCATCATCTTTTCCAGCGCGGGGATTGGGAGCGTCATCGTCGGCGAATGGGAAGAGAGAAGAAGGAGCATCGGCGCGATGCAAAGTGCCGTTAAAGTGTTAATCAGCGCGCTGGGCTTTCAGGGAATGCCGCTCTATGATGCGCTGCTGGCGGCCGGCAAAATCGCATACCCGCAGTTTTTCCTGAGCTGTGCCAATCTCCTGCGCAAAGAGCCAGGAGTAGCGGGAAAAGAGCTTTGCAGAAAGGCAATGCTGGAGCAGAAGGAAAGCCTGGCCGGATGCAAAGAGGCGGAAAAGGAAGCGCTGGCAGATCTGTTTGGGCGGCTTTCCGGGGCAGTCGCGCCCGAGCAGATAGAGGATGCCGGCAAAGTATTTCTGCGGCAGACGGATTTGCTTGCGGAGCAGCTTCGCTCCCAGCAGGAACAGAAGGGCCGCCTGACGCGGACCATGTGCATTGTGGCCGGGCTGGTCATATCGATTTTATTCGTTTAG
- a CDS encoding stage III sporulation protein AA: MLERVKEYLPKELRTELEKSSLYGGAEELRLRSGRPMMLYAGGMEELIPVCTSKEQIGEIVAALCGHSIHAYMEELRQGFFTLEGGIRVGVAGKVVASGEEIRLIRGFTSVCLRLPREMKGIGKGLRPYLAGRGQLRSTLIASPPGQGKTTLLRELVRQASDGEGYEPQKCVVIDEREELSGGGNFDLGVRSDVLASCPKTVGLMMALRALSPEILATDEIGGKGELDALCEAANSGVKILATAHCRDMAELKARKFFRQFLEARLVERVVFLSGRLGRGTVEAVCDQEGRRISPGPFLL; the protein is encoded by the coding sequence ATGCTGGAGAGAGTAAAGGAATATTTGCCGAAAGAGCTGCGAACTGAGCTGGAAAAAAGCTCGCTTTACGGGGGCGCGGAGGAGCTGCGCCTGCGCAGCGGCCGCCCGATGATGCTGTATGCGGGAGGGATGGAGGAGCTGATCCCCGTCTGCACCAGCAAAGAGCAGATCGGCGAGATTGTGGCCGCGCTTTGCGGGCATTCGATTCACGCCTATATGGAGGAACTGCGCCAGGGCTTTTTTACGCTGGAAGGCGGCATCCGCGTGGGCGTGGCGGGCAAGGTAGTGGCCAGCGGAGAGGAGATTCGGCTGATCCGCGGCTTCACTTCGGTCTGCCTGCGCCTGCCGCGGGAAATGAAGGGAATCGGAAAAGGGCTTCGGCCCTATTTGGCTGGGAGGGGGCAGCTGCGCAGCACTCTGATCGCCTCGCCGCCCGGCCAGGGAAAGACCACGCTGCTGCGGGAACTGGTGCGCCAGGCATCGGACGGCGAGGGCTATGAGCCGCAGAAGTGCGTCGTGATTGATGAGAGAGAAGAGCTGTCCGGCGGCGGCAACTTCGATCTTGGAGTCCGCAGTGATGTGCTGGCCTCCTGCCCCAAAACGGTGGGGCTGATGATGGCGCTTCGGGCGCTTTCCCCGGAAATACTTGCGACGGATGAGATTGGCGGCAAGGGAGAGCTGGATGCGCTGTGCGAGGCGGCCAACAGCGGCGTCAAAATCCTTGCCACGGCGCACTGCCGAGATATGGCCGAGCTCAAGGCGCGCAAATTCTTCCGGCAGTTTTTGGAGGCGCGGCTGGTGGAGCGGGTGGTGTTCTTATCCGGCCGGCTGGGCCGGGGGACGGTGGAGGCGGTCTGCGATCAGGAAGGCAGAAGAATCTCGCCCGGCCCGTTCCTTTTATAG
- a CDS encoding nicotinate phosphoribosyltransferase — protein MRNLTMMTDLYQLTMMYGYFREKTHENMAVYDVFFRKGAGESKYAVFAGLEQVMEYIDNLHFSAEDIDYLRTLNLFDEDFFAYLRDFRFTGEIYAMPEGTVVFPYEPLIRVRAPIAQAQLIETAMLNIINHQTLIATKASRVCHAAEGGAVLEFGLRRAQGPDAGIYGARAAIIGGCNTTSNVLTTQMFGGVPAGTHAHSWIMSFDSELQAFRAYAEVFPDSCLLLVDTYDTLGSGVPNAITVFRELREKGYEPMGIRLDSGDLAYLSRMARKMLDKAGFPDAKICASSDLDEAIIRDLRNQGACIDTWGVGTKLITSENCPALGGVYKLAAVERHGKMQPRIKISENFWKITNPGLKKVVRIYDGSTHKSIADLIMLEHESIDTQHPLTIFDPVETWKRMTITNYYIKELLVPVFQDGRQVYQSPGMMASREYAKQDLETFWDEYKRPYRPHIYKVDLSQELFELKHELLSQTTWH, from the coding sequence ATGAGAAATTTGACCATGATGACGGATCTCTACCAGCTCACCATGATGTATGGCTATTTCCGGGAAAAGACGCACGAGAATATGGCGGTTTACGACGTGTTTTTCCGCAAAGGGGCGGGAGAATCCAAGTATGCTGTGTTCGCGGGGCTGGAGCAGGTGATGGAGTATATTGACAATCTGCATTTCTCTGCGGAGGATATCGACTATCTGCGCACGCTCAATCTATTCGACGAGGATTTCTTTGCTTATCTGCGCGATTTCCGCTTTACCGGCGAGATCTACGCGATGCCCGAGGGGACGGTGGTGTTCCCCTATGAGCCGCTCATCCGGGTGCGCGCGCCCATCGCGCAGGCTCAGCTCATCGAGACGGCCATGCTCAATATCATCAACCATCAGACGCTGATCGCCACAAAGGCCAGCAGAGTCTGCCATGCGGCGGAGGGCGGAGCTGTGCTGGAATTTGGTCTGCGGCGCGCCCAGGGGCCGGATGCCGGCATTTACGGCGCCCGCGCGGCCATCATCGGCGGCTGCAATACCACGTCCAACGTGCTGACGACGCAGATGTTTGGCGGCGTTCCGGCGGGTACGCATGCCCATAGCTGGATCATGAGCTTCGATAGCGAGCTTCAGGCATTCCGCGCCTATGCGGAGGTGTTCCCCGATAGCTGCCTGCTGCTGGTGGATACCTACGATACGCTGGGCAGCGGCGTTCCCAATGCGATTACTGTGTTCCGGGAACTGCGGGAAAAAGGCTACGAGCCCATGGGCATCCGGCTGGACAGCGGCGATCTGGCCTATCTCTCGCGCATGGCCAGAAAGATGCTGGACAAGGCGGGTTTCCCAGATGCGAAAATCTGCGCCAGCAGTGATCTGGATGAGGCCATCATCCGGGATCTGCGCAACCAGGGCGCCTGCATCGATACCTGGGGTGTGGGAACCAAGCTGATCACCAGCGAAAACTGCCCGGCTCTTGGCGGGGTCTATAAGCTGGCGGCCGTCGAGCGGCATGGCAAGATGCAGCCGCGCATCAAGATCAGCGAGAATTTCTGGAAGATCACCAACCCCGGCCTCAAAAAGGTCGTCCGCATCTACGACGGCAGCACGCATAAATCCATCGCGGATCTCATCATGCTGGAGCATGAGAGCATCGATACCCAGCATCCGCTGACCATCTTCGATCCCGTCGAGACGTGGAAGCGCATGACGATTACCAATTACTATATCAAAGAACTGCTGGTGCCTGTGTTCCAGGATGGGAGGCAGGTCTACCAGTCGCCCGGCATGATGGCCAGCAGGGAATATGCCAAGCAGGATCTCGAAACCTTCTGGGATGAATATAAAAGACCATATCGCCCGCATATCTATAAAGTCGATCTCTCCCAGGAGCTCTTCGAGCTAAAGCACGAACTGCTCAGCCAGACAACCTGGCACTAA
- the lgt gene encoding prolipoprotein diacylglyceryl transferase, which produces MKDPYLVQNLFGISGLSIRWYAAIICLGLVAGLLVACLMGRRRGYNFDMVLDLLLLALPICIIGARLYYVAFEWETYKNNPAEIFAIWHGGLAIYGAVIGGVIAAVVFCKWKKVPLGDVLDLGSLGLILGQAIGRWGNFANQEAFGNLITNPDLQFFPYGVYIDRLGEWHQATFFYESMWNLLVLAVLLWYFKRAKHKGNVFVAYLALYGVGRFFIEGLRTDSLWMIPGVIRVSQLLSAVLVVFGAAYLWYMHRRPAQNQAYYGIYSLGYKKPGQEEEPPQEQETPQEAEKAAQDEEQKGAQD; this is translated from the coding sequence ATGAAAGATCCCTATTTGGTTCAAAACTTATTCGGCATCTCCGGGCTGAGCATCCGCTGGTATGCGGCGATCATCTGCCTGGGGCTTGTAGCGGGGCTTTTGGTCGCGTGTCTGATGGGCCGCAGGCGCGGCTATAATTTCGATATGGTGCTGGATCTGCTTTTGCTGGCTCTGCCCATCTGTATTATCGGAGCGCGGCTCTATTATGTGGCGTTTGAATGGGAGACTTATAAAAACAACCCGGCAGAAATTTTCGCCATCTGGCATGGCGGCCTTGCGATCTACGGCGCGGTCATTGGCGGTGTCATCGCGGCGGTCGTTTTTTGCAAATGGAAAAAAGTGCCGCTGGGGGATGTGCTGGATCTTGGCAGCCTTGGTCTCATCTTGGGGCAGGCCATCGGGCGCTGGGGCAATTTTGCCAACCAGGAGGCCTTTGGCAACCTGATCACCAACCCGGATTTGCAGTTCTTCCCATATGGCGTATATATCGATCGCCTGGGGGAGTGGCATCAGGCGACGTTCTTCTATGAGAGCATGTGGAATCTACTGGTGCTGGCTGTTCTGCTCTGGTATTTTAAGCGCGCAAAGCACAAGGGCAATGTGTTTGTGGCGTATCTGGCGCTGTATGGAGTGGGCAGGTTCTTTATCGAGGGCCTGCGGACAGACAGCCTTTGGATGATTCCGGGCGTGATACGCGTCTCGCAGCTGCTCAGCGCGGTTTTGGTCGTGTTTGGCGCGGCCTATCTGTGGTATATGCACCGCAGGCCGGCGCAGAATCAGGCATATTATGGCATTTACAGCCTGGGATACAAAAAGCCCGGGCAAGAGGAGGAGCCGCCGCAGGAGCAGGAAACGCCCCAAGAGGCAGAAAAGGCGGCGCAGGATGAGGAACAGAAAGGAGCGCAAGACTGA
- a CDS encoding AMP-binding protein, which yields MKDMITMTIGQMVEYQAKMHPDNDGLVAPLIGVRYSYQQFDEECDKIAKAFLAIGIKRGDHIAIWSTNYPQWVITQVAASKIGAVLVTVNTAYKRFELEYLLRQSDSSTLITMQGLKDSNYIQHIMEICPEIAGSRPGELCSEALPRLKRVIYLDEQTPDGMLNWKQLDDFAEQVSDEQLAQAKAQVDIHDVANMQYTSGTTGFPKGVMLTHFNLLNNGKGIGDCMKFTDRDRLLIHVPLFHCFGAVLGVMSCITHGTTIVLNDHFNPVHALQVIQAEKCTAVHGVPTMFISMLNVDGFENYDLSSLRTGIMAGSPCPIELMRRAIDEMGMREITITYGLTEASPAITMTTTDDSVDIRVNTIGKAMPHVEVKIVDPETGEECPDGVPGEIMSRGYNTMKGYYNMPEATAQAIEPDGWLHTGDIGTRDASGYYKVTGRLKDMIIRGGENIYPRELEEFLYTHECVQDVQVIGVPDEKYGEEVMACVILKPGVPQPSEEEMIEFVKNGLSRFKAPRYVRFVDGFPMNAAGKIQKFKMREWAVQELGLGEAASIETA from the coding sequence ATGAAAGATATGATTACGATGACGATTGGGCAGATGGTAGAATACCAGGCAAAGATGCACCCGGATAACGACGGCCTGGTTGCGCCGCTCATCGGCGTGCGCTATAGCTACCAGCAGTTTGACGAGGAGTGCGATAAAATTGCAAAAGCTTTTTTGGCCATCGGCATCAAAAGAGGCGATCATATCGCCATTTGGTCGACCAACTATCCCCAGTGGGTCATCACGCAGGTGGCGGCTTCCAAAATCGGCGCGGTTCTGGTGACGGTCAATACGGCGTATAAGCGCTTTGAGCTGGAATATCTGCTGCGGCAGTCGGATTCCTCCACGCTCATCACCATGCAGGGGCTGAAGGATTCCAATTATATCCAGCATATCATGGAAATCTGCCCTGAGATTGCGGGCAGCAGGCCGGGCGAGCTTTGCAGCGAGGCGCTGCCCAGGCTCAAACGAGTCATCTACCTGGATGAGCAGACGCCGGACGGCATGCTGAACTGGAAGCAGCTGGATGACTTTGCAGAGCAGGTCAGCGATGAACAGCTGGCGCAGGCCAAGGCGCAGGTGGATATCCACGATGTCGCCAATATGCAGTATACTTCGGGCACCACGGGCTTCCCCAAGGGCGTCATGCTGACGCATTTCAACCTGCTCAATAACGGCAAGGGCATCGGCGACTGCATGAAGTTCACAGATCGGGATCGCCTGCTCATCCATGTGCCGCTGTTCCATTGCTTTGGCGCGGTTCTGGGCGTCATGAGCTGCATCACTCACGGGACGACCATCGTGCTCAACGATCACTTCAACCCCGTCCACGCATTGCAGGTCATTCAGGCCGAGAAGTGCACGGCGGTGCACGGCGTGCCCACCATGTTCATCTCCATGCTCAATGTGGATGGCTTTGAGAATTACGATCTTTCCAGCCTGCGCACGGGCATCATGGCCGGCTCTCCCTGCCCCATCGAGCTGATGCGCCGGGCCATCGATGAGATGGGCATGCGGGAGATTACCATCACCTATGGCCTGACCGAAGCTTCGCCCGCCATCACCATGACGACGACGGACGATTCCGTGGATATCCGCGTCAACACCATCGGCAAGGCTATGCCGCATGTGGAGGTAAAAATCGTGGATCCCGAGACGGGCGAGGAATGCCCGGACGGCGTGCCCGGAGAGATCATGTCCCGCGGGTATAACACCATGAAGGGATATTACAACATGCCCGAGGCCACAGCCCAGGCCATCGAGCCGGATGGCTGGCTGCATACCGGCGATATCGGCACAAGAGATGCCAGCGGCTACTATAAAGTAACCGGCCGCCTGAAGGATATGATCATCCGCGGCGGAGAGAATATCTATCCCAGAGAGCTGGAGGAGTTCTTATATACGCATGAGTGCGTGCAGGATGTGCAGGTCATCGGCGTGCCGGATGAAAAGTACGGCGAAGAAGTGATGGCATGCGTCATCTTAAAGCCAGGCGTGCCCCAGCCCAGCGAGGAAGAGATGATCGAGTTCGTGAAAAACGGCCTTTCCCGCTTCAAGGCGCCGCGCTATGTGCGCTTTGTGGATGGTTTCCCCATGAACGCCGCGGGAAAAATTCAGAAATTCAAAATGAGAGAGTGGGCCGTTCAGGAGCTGGGCCTGGGAGAAGCGGCCAGCATCGAAACGGCATAA
- a CDS encoding glycosyltransferase: MNQGQRALFLSITTGQGHNATAKAVKAYLETKGVQCRILDTYTYLNRTVGKGVDKGYTFIARYHPEALELIMRGYDENESVEKSLPFKFADWQKRKLCRYIEEYNPDFIICPHVLACILVSKIREAGLLSRNIPCIGINTDYSPLSMWDKVDLDYIVVAADFLVPIMSARGIPEKMLLPFGIPVDPRFEKRQDKAAAREKLGLEQRDTVLVLSGGMGMGHLEQSVQDLAQISGETQIVVVCGSNKRLKSKLEEFAADKPLMKILGFTTNLDEYMDAADVVYTKPGGLTTTETLTKDKPLVLMDPLPGVESWNQIYFANHSLACVTNDFFTGAEVVRGLLRDKTRLAEMAVARERLVKHDSAKNLGDFALELAGKNKKI, translated from the coding sequence ATGAATCAGGGGCAGCGCGCCTTGTTTTTATCGATCACAACCGGGCAGGGGCACAACGCCACTGCCAAAGCGGTCAAAGCCTATCTGGAGACGAAGGGCGTCCAGTGCCGCATTCTAGATACCTATACCTATCTCAACCGCACGGTGGGCAAAGGAGTGGATAAAGGATATACGTTTATCGCCCGCTATCACCCGGAAGCCCTGGAGCTGATCATGCGCGGATACGATGAAAATGAGAGCGTGGAAAAATCGCTTCCCTTTAAATTTGCGGATTGGCAGAAGCGCAAGCTCTGCCGGTATATCGAGGAGTATAACCCGGATTTCATCATCTGTCCGCATGTGCTCGCCTGCATTCTGGTCTCGAAAATCCGGGAGGCAGGGCTGCTCTCCCGCAATATCCCCTGCATTGGCATCAATACGGATTATTCTCCGCTGAGCATGTGGGATAAGGTCGATCTCGACTATATTGTCGTGGCGGCGGATTTCCTGGTTCCCATCATGAGCGCCAGGGGAATCCCCGAAAAAATGCTGTTGCCTTTTGGCATTCCCGTGGACCCTAGGTTTGAGAAGCGGCAGGATAAGGCGGCGGCCAGGGAGAAGCTTGGGCTGGAGCAGCGGGATACCGTGCTGGTGTTATCCGGCGGCATGGGCATGGGTCATCTGGAGCAGAGCGTGCAGGATCTGGCGCAGATCTCCGGCGAGACGCAGATCGTCGTCGTATGCGGCAGCAATAAGCGCCTGAAGAGCAAGCTGGAGGAATTCGCGGCGGATAAGCCCCTGATGAAGATCCTCGGGTTTACGACCAATCTGGATGAATATATGGATGCGGCAGACGTCGTCTATACCAAGCCCGGCGGGCTGACGACCACAGAGACGCTGACGAAGGATAAGCCGTTGGTGCTCATGGATCCGCTGCCCGGCGTCGAGAGCTGGAACCAGATCTATTTTGCCAACCACAGCCTTGCCTGCGTTACGAATGATTTTTTCACCGGCGCGGAGGTGGTGCGCGGCTTGCTGCGCGATAAAACCAGGCTGGCGGAGATGGCCGTGGCCAGAGAGCGGCTCGTCAAGCACGACAGCGCTAAAAACCTGGGGGATTTCGCGCTGGAGCTGGCCGGGAAAAATAAAAAAATTTGA
- a CDS encoding undecaprenyldiphospho-muramoylpentapeptide beta-N-acetylglucosaminyltransferase encodes MSKKIVLTGGGTAGHVNPNLALVPLLKEHGFEISYIGSQKGIEKEIIERSDLPFYGISSGKLRRYFSWENFSDIFRILKGYSQSKKILKKLRPDILFSKGGYVSVPVVFAANRMKIPVVIHESDYTPGLANRLCIPKAKRVCVSFEAACKHIPEEKCVKTGSPVRAELFGGSREAGLARLGFSGQKPVLLIMGGSLGALAVNEAVDEILDALLEKFDIVHIRGAEKLNPALNGKAGYAQFEYVTDELPDLFAAADLMLSRSGANAIFEILALCIPALLIPLPLEASRGDQILNANYFAGKGFSLVLQQNDITPQVLLSKIEELAEQSETLKKNMRESGIQNGAQNVAQVIFAVSEGK; translated from the coding sequence ATGAGCAAGAAAATCGTTTTGACGGGCGGAGGCACGGCCGGGCATGTCAACCCGAACCTGGCGCTTGTCCCTCTTTTAAAAGAGCACGGCTTTGAAATCTCCTACATAGGCTCGCAAAAGGGCATTGAAAAAGAGATCATTGAGAGATCCGATCTCCCCTTTTACGGCATTTCTTCCGGCAAGCTGCGCCGGTATTTCAGCTGGGAAAACTTTTCGGACATCTTTAGAATCCTGAAGGGATATTCCCAGTCTAAAAAAATCCTCAAAAAACTGCGCCCGGATATTCTGTTTTCCAAAGGCGGCTATGTGAGCGTCCCGGTGGTCTTTGCGGCAAACCGCATGAAGATCCCGGTGGTCATCCACGAGAGCGACTACACCCCCGGCCTGGCCAACCGGCTCTGCATTCCAAAGGCAAAGCGGGTATGCGTCTCGTTTGAGGCGGCATGCAAGCATATCCCTGAGGAAAAATGCGTCAAAACGGGCTCGCCCGTGCGCGCGGAGCTCTTTGGCGGCAGCCGGGAAGCCGGGCTTGCCCGCCTGGGCTTTTCGGGCCAAAAACCCGTGCTTCTCATCATGGGCGGCAGCCTTGGGGCGCTGGCCGTCAACGAGGCTGTGGACGAAATCTTGGATGCACTGCTGGAGAAGTTCGACATCGTCCATATTCGCGGCGCGGAAAAGCTCAACCCGGCGCTAAACGGCAAAGCGGGCTACGCGCAGTTTGAATACGTTACAGACGAACTGCCGGATCTTTTCGCGGCGGCAGATCTCATGCTCTCCCGCTCGGGCGCCAACGCTATTTTTGAGATTCTGGCGCTCTGCATTCCGGCGCTGCTCATTCCCCTGCCGCTGGAGGCCAGCCGCGGAGACCAGATTCTAAACGCCAACTACTTTGCCGGAAAAGGATTTTCCCTGGTGCTCCAGCAAAACGATATTACGCCGCAGGTTCTGCTGAGCAAAATTGAGGAGCTGGCAGAGCAGAGCGAAACACTAAAGAAAAATATGAGAGAAAGCGGAATCCAGAATGGCGCGCAAAACGTCGCCCAGGTGATTTTCGCCGTATCGGAAGGAAAATAA